In one window of Solanum pennellii chromosome 2, SPENNV200 DNA:
- the LOC107008845 gene encoding G-box-binding factor 1 isoform X2: MGAGEESTPTKTSKPPLTQETPTAPSYPDWSSSMQAYYSAGATPPFFASPVASPAPHPYMWGGQHPLMPPYGTPVPYPALYPPAGVYAHPNIATPAPNSVPANPEADGKGPEGKDRNSSKKLKVCSGGKAGDNGKVTSGSGNDGATQSDESRSEGTSDTNDENDNNEFAANKKGSFDQMLADGASAQNNPAKENHPTSIHGNPVTMPATNLNIGMDVWNASAAGPGAIKIQQNATGPVIGHEGRMNDQWIQEERELKRQKRKQSNRESARRSRLRKQAECEELQRRVEALSHENHSLKDELQRLSEECEKLTSENNLIKEELTLLCGPDVVSKLERNDNVARIQSNVEEAS; encoded by the exons ATGGGAGCTGGGGAAGAGAGCACTCCTACAAAGACTTCAAAGCCTCCTTTAACTCAG GAGACACCAACCGCACCTTCATATCCTGATTGGTCAAGCTCTATGCAG GCTTATTATAGTGCTGGAGCTACTCCTCCTTTTTTTGCCTCACCTGTTGCTTCTCCTGCTCCCCACCCATACATGTGGGGAGGTCAG CATCCTCTTATGCCTCCTTATGGGACTCCAGTTCCATATCCAGCTTTATATCCTCCTGCCGGAGTTTATGCTCATCCTAACATTGCCACG CCGGCTCCAAATTCTGTGCCGGCAAATCCTGAAGCAGATGGGAAGGGGCCTGAAGGAAAGGATCGGAATTCAAGTAAAAAGTTAAAGGTCTGTTCTGGTGGTAAGGCAGGCGACAATGGGAAAGTTACTTCAGGTTCCGGAAATGATGGTGCCACACAAAG TGATGAAAGCAGAAGTGAAGGTACATCAGATacaaatgatgaaaatgataacAAT GAATTTGCTGCAAACAAGAAGGGAAGCTTTGATCAAATGCTTGCAGATG GAGCCAGTGCACAGAATAATCCTGCGAAAGAGAATCACCCGACTTCTATACATGGAAATCCTGTCACCATGCCTGCAACTAACCTAAATATTGGAATGGACGTGTGGAATGCATCAGCTGCCGGTCCTGGAGCGATCAAAATACAGCAAAATGCAACTGGTCCAGTTATAGGACATGAAGGAAGGATGAATGATCAGTGGATTCAg GAGGAACGTGAACTTAAAAGGCAAAAGAGAAAGCAATCTAATAGGGAGTCAGCTAGGAGGTCAAGGCTCCGCAAGCAG GCAGAGTGTGAAGAGCTACAACGTAGAGTAGAAGCTTTGAGCCATGAGAATCATTCACTCAAAGATGAGCTCCAACGGCTCTCTGAGGAATGTGAGAAGCTTACCTCGgagaataatttaattaag GAAGAGTTAACGCTACTTTGTGGACCAGACGTTGTGTCTAAGCTGGAGAGAAACGATAATGTCGCACGTATTCAATCTAATGTTGAAGAAGCTAGTTAA
- the LOC107010489 gene encoding homeobox-leucine zipper protein ATHB-40: MNHQVIEDDNMVLISQYYPDIYTQLVPQQGESKPRRRRKKNKSGEGSGNDQMMRKRKLSEEQVNLLEQSFGDEHKLESERKDKLAAELGLDPRQVAVWFQNRRARWKSKKLEEEYSKLKSEHDNNVVEKCRLETEVLKLKEQLNESEKEIQRLLLERCDGVSSNYTSPSASSFSMEAPFLGEFGMDGLDNVFYAQENNYVQGLDWVNLYI; the protein is encoded by the exons ATGAACCATCAGGTTATAGAAGATGATAATATGGTACTTATTTCCCAGTACTATCCTGATATTTACACCCAACTTGTACCACAACAAG GAGAGTCAAAGCCGCGGAGAAGACGTAAGAAGAACAAATCAGGAGAAGGGAGTGGGAATGATCAAATGATGAGGAAGAGGAAGTTGAGTGAAGAACAAGTTAATTTACTTGAGCAAAGTTTTGGCGACGAGCACAAACTAGAGTCAGAGAGAAAGGACAAGCTAGCCGCTGAGCTAGGGCTCGACCCTAGACAAGTTGCGGTGTGGTTCCAAAACAGGAGGGCTCGTTGGAAGAGCAAGAAGCTAGAGGAGGAATATTCAAAGTTGAAATCTGAACATGACAATAACGTTGTTGAGAAGTGTCGTCTCGAAACTGAG gtgttgaagttgaaagaacaattgaaTGAATCAGAGAAGGAGATACAAAGGCTATTATTAGAACGATGTGATGGGGTATCGAGTAATTACACAAGTCCAAGTGCTTCATCTTTCTCAATGGAAGCACCATTTCTAGGGGAATTTGGAATGGATGGATTGGATAATGTGTTTTATGCACAAGAGAATAATTATGTTCAAGGATTAGATTGGGTGAacttatatatttga
- the LOC107010441 gene encoding serine/threonine-protein kinase STY13-like — protein sequence MVDTKDFINLERSLSNPFGNFSDGSAIDDFSAQNSVSIDKKLLIDLQHLSIGHVISEGPYSVVYEGLYKSMPVAIKIIQPDMSANVSPERKVKFQREVTLLSKVKHDNIVKFVGASMEPTLMLVTELMRGGTLQKFLWSTRPQCPDLKLSLSFALGISRAMEYLHAIGIIHRDLKPSNLLLTEDKTTIKLADFGLAREDAEAEMTTEAGTYRWMAPEMFSMDPIRVGVKKYYNHKVDVYSFSMILWELLTNSTPFKGRSNIMVAYATATKMRPSLENIPSEIEPLVSSCWAEDPAERPEFEQISDFLANILGNVCGSPTCSPNLFETEHPTGNELVNSPVTNCLMEKDAENSKKKHRSSCCCFMSAYDNSL from the exons ATGGTAGACACTAAGGATTTTATCAATCTTGAACGTTCTCTCTCTAACCCATTTGGGAATTTTTCTGATGGTTCTgcaattgatgatttttctgcTCAAAATTCTGTCAGCATTGATAAGAAGCTGCTTATCGATCTACAACACCTTTCTATTGGTCATGTGATCAGTGAAGGTCCCTATTCAGTCGTTTATGAAGGATT ATATAAATCCATGCCTGTTGCAATAAAAATTATACAGCCAGACATGTCGGCAAATGTGAGTCCTGAGAGAAAAGTGAAATTCCAGAGGGAGGTTACTTTACTCTCTAAAGTGAAGCATGACAATATTGTGAAG TTTGTAGGTGCTTCCATGGAACCAACATTGATGTTAGTTACAGAGCTAATGAGAGGTGGCACGCTTCAGAAGTTCTTATGGAGCACCCGACCACAATGTCCAGATTTGAAACTCTCTCTAAGTTTTGCATTGGGAATTTCTCGAGCAATGGAGTATTTGCATGCAATTGGCATTATTCACCGCGACTTGAAGCCAA GTAACTTACTCCTGACAGAAGACAAGACAACAATTAAGCTAGCTGACTTTGGATTAGCTAGGGAGGATGCAGAAGCTGAAATGACAACAGAAGCTGGCACATACCGCTGGATGGCTCCGGAG ATGTTCAGTATGGACCCAATTAGAGTTGGAGTGAAGAAATACTACAATCATAAAGTGGATGTCTACAGTTTCTCAATGATCCTTTGGGAGCTGCTCACCAACAGCACTCCATTTAAGGGAAGAAGCAACATTATGGTGGCATATGCAACAGCTACG AAAATGCGTCCCAGCTTGGAAAACATTCCGAGTGAGATAGAACCCCTTGTTAGCTCTTGCTGGGCAGAGGATCCAGCAGAGCGGCCAGAATTTGAGCAAATATCAGATTTCCTTGCAAACATTCTTGGCAATGTGTGTGGCTCCCCGACTTGTTCTCCCAATCTGTTTGAGACAGAGCACCCCACAGGCAATGAGTTGGTCAATTCTCCAGTCACGAATTGTTTGATGGAGAAAGATGCAGAAAATAGCAAGAAAAAACACAGGAGTTCATGTTGTTGCTTCATGAGTGCATATGACAATTCTCTGTGA
- the LOC107008845 gene encoding G-box-binding factor 1 isoform X1 has product MGAGEESTPTKTSKPPLTQETPTAPSYPDWSSSMQAYYSAGATPPFFASPVASPAPHPYMWGGQVHPLMPPYGTPVPYPALYPPAGVYAHPNIATPAPNSVPANPEADGKGPEGKDRNSSKKLKVCSGGKAGDNGKVTSGSGNDGATQSDESRSEGTSDTNDENDNNEFAANKKGSFDQMLADGASAQNNPAKENHPTSIHGNPVTMPATNLNIGMDVWNASAAGPGAIKIQQNATGPVIGHEGRMNDQWIQEERELKRQKRKQSNRESARRSRLRKQAECEELQRRVEALSHENHSLKDELQRLSEECEKLTSENNLIKEELTLLCGPDVVSKLERNDNVARIQSNVEEAS; this is encoded by the exons ATGGGAGCTGGGGAAGAGAGCACTCCTACAAAGACTTCAAAGCCTCCTTTAACTCAG GAGACACCAACCGCACCTTCATATCCTGATTGGTCAAGCTCTATGCAG GCTTATTATAGTGCTGGAGCTACTCCTCCTTTTTTTGCCTCACCTGTTGCTTCTCCTGCTCCCCACCCATACATGTGGGGAGGTCAGGTA CATCCTCTTATGCCTCCTTATGGGACTCCAGTTCCATATCCAGCTTTATATCCTCCTGCCGGAGTTTATGCTCATCCTAACATTGCCACG CCGGCTCCAAATTCTGTGCCGGCAAATCCTGAAGCAGATGGGAAGGGGCCTGAAGGAAAGGATCGGAATTCAAGTAAAAAGTTAAAGGTCTGTTCTGGTGGTAAGGCAGGCGACAATGGGAAAGTTACTTCAGGTTCCGGAAATGATGGTGCCACACAAAG TGATGAAAGCAGAAGTGAAGGTACATCAGATacaaatgatgaaaatgataacAAT GAATTTGCTGCAAACAAGAAGGGAAGCTTTGATCAAATGCTTGCAGATG GAGCCAGTGCACAGAATAATCCTGCGAAAGAGAATCACCCGACTTCTATACATGGAAATCCTGTCACCATGCCTGCAACTAACCTAAATATTGGAATGGACGTGTGGAATGCATCAGCTGCCGGTCCTGGAGCGATCAAAATACAGCAAAATGCAACTGGTCCAGTTATAGGACATGAAGGAAGGATGAATGATCAGTGGATTCAg GAGGAACGTGAACTTAAAAGGCAAAAGAGAAAGCAATCTAATAGGGAGTCAGCTAGGAGGTCAAGGCTCCGCAAGCAG GCAGAGTGTGAAGAGCTACAACGTAGAGTAGAAGCTTTGAGCCATGAGAATCATTCACTCAAAGATGAGCTCCAACGGCTCTCTGAGGAATGTGAGAAGCTTACCTCGgagaataatttaattaag GAAGAGTTAACGCTACTTTGTGGACCAGACGTTGTGTCTAAGCTGGAGAGAAACGATAATGTCGCACGTATTCAATCTAATGTTGAAGAAGCTAGTTAA
- the LOC107011994 gene encoding scarecrow-like protein 15, whose protein sequence is MKVPFSTNDNVSSKPLINSNNTFTFPAATNGSNLCYEPKSVLELRRSPSPIVDKQIITTNPDLSALCGGEDPLQLGDHVLSNFEDWDSLMRELGLHDDSASLSKTNPLTHSESLTQFHNLSEFSAESNQFPNPDFSFSDTNFPQQFPTVNQASFINALDLSGDIHQNWSVGFDYVDELIRFAECFETNAFQLAHVILARLNQRLRSAAGKPLQRAAFYFKEALQAQLAGSARQTRPSSSSDVIQTIKSYKIFSNISPIPMFSSFTANQAVLEAVDGSMLVHVIDFDIGLGGHWASFMKELADKAECRKANAPILRITALVPEEYAVESRLIRENLTQFARELNIGFEIDFVLIRTFELLSFKAIKFMEGEKTAVLLSPAIFRRVGSGFVNELRRISPNVVVHVDSEGLMGYGAMSFRQTVIDGLEFYSTLLESLEAANIGGGNCGDWMRKIENFVLFPKIVDMIGAVGRRGGGGSWKDAMVDAGFRPVGLSQFADFQADCLLGRVQVRGFHVAKRQAEMLLCWHDRALVATSAWRC, encoded by the coding sequence ATGAAAGTGCCCTTTTCCACTAATGATAACGTAAGTTCTAAGCCATTGATTAACAGCAACAACACCTTTACTTTTCCAGCCGCTACCAACGGTTCTAATTTGTGCTACGAACCTAAGTCAGTGCTCGAGCTCCGTCGTAGCCCAAGTCCTATAGTTGATAAGCAGATTATAACAACGAATCCTGATTTGTCTGCTCTTTGTGGTGGTGAAGATCCTCTTCAATTAGGAGATCATGTTCTGAGTAACTTTGAAGATTGGGATTCTTTGATGAGAGAACTTGGCTTGCACGACGATTCTGCTTCCCTTTCAAAAACTAATCCTCTCACCCACAGCGAATCGCTGACTCAGTTCCATAATCTCTCAGAGTTTTCAGCTGAATCGAATCAGTTTCCTAATCCTGATTTTTCGTTCTCCGACACTAATTTCCCTCAGCAGTTTCCGACGGTGAATCAGGCAAGTTTCATCAACGCTCTTGATCTCTCCGGTGATATCCACCAGAATTGGAGCGTAGGATTTGATTATGTGGATGAACTCATTCGTTTCGCTGAGTGTTTCGAAACAAACGCTTTCCAACTCGCACATGTGATACTGGCACGCCTCAATCAACGGCTCAGATCCGCAGCCGGAAAACCTCTCCAACGAGCTGCCTTTTACTTCAAGGAAGCACTTCAAGCGCAGCTCGCCGGATCAGCTCGGCAAACTCGTCCTTCAAGTTCCTCCGATGTAATTCAAACTATTAAATCTTATAAAAtattctcaaatatttctcCGATCCCTATGTTCTCTAGCTTCACGGCGAATCAGGCCGTGCTTGAGGCAGTTGACGGCTCCATGCTAGTCCACGTCATCGATTTCGACATCGGACTTGGTGGTCACTGGGCTTCCTTCATGAAAGAGTTAGCCGATAAAGCCGAGTGCCGTAAAGCCAACGCGCCGATCCTTAGAATTACGGCTCTAGTTCCTGAAGAGTACGCTGTGGAATCAAGGTTAATTAGAGAAAATTTAACCCAATTTGCTCGTGAACTCAATATCGGTTTCGAAATTGATTTTGTCCTAATTCGTACATTCGAATTGTTATCCTTCAAAGCGATAAAGTTCATGGAGGGAGAGAAGACAGCGGTGCTTTTATCTCCCGCTATCTTCCGACGGGTCGGGTCAGGGTTTGTAAATGAACTCCGTCGAATATCCCCTAACGTGGTGGTACACGTGGACAGCGAAGGACTTATGGGTTACGGTGCAATGTCTTTCCGGCAGACAGTAATCGACGGGCTGGAATTTTACTCTACACTACTGGAATCACTGGAGGCAGCAAATATCGGTGGTGGAAATTGCGGGGATTGGATGAGGAAAATAGAGAATTTCGTGCTGTTTCCTAAGATAGTTGATATGATCGGAGCAGTAGGGCGGCGTGGAGGTGGAGGATCGTGGAAGGATGCGATGGTGGATGCCGGATTCCGGCCGGTTGGACTAAGCCAGTTCGCCGATTTTCAAGCAGATTGTTTATTGGGTAGGGTACAGGTAAGAGGATTCCACGTGGCAAAGAGACAAGCAGAGATGTTGCTTTGCTGGCATGACAGGGCCCTAGTAGCCACGTCAGCTTGGAGgtgttaa